A genomic stretch from Haloferax sp. Atlit-12N includes:
- a CDS encoding SDR family oxidoreductase, with product MHQKTVLITGCSSGIGRATALDFLDEEWEVYATARNPADIETLGERGANIATLDVTDQGDVDRVVDRIADEQGRIDCLVNNAGYGQMGPVEDVPTEQVHAQFDVNVYGPHRLIRAVLPHMRSQGDGTIVNVSSVVGRVAFPGTGIYAGSKFALEAMTDALRTEVEEYGIDAVLVEPGPVETQFSNRVDDEVNGNGEDADGLDRSGAYEKLYKLFDDSQALGSSGPGAIPPERVAEDIVNAASSTKPRARYQPGTVARVGVLARFLPDAWRDALYGFARKLP from the coding sequence GTGCATCAAAAGACGGTCCTCATCACCGGTTGCTCCTCGGGAATCGGGCGCGCGACGGCGCTCGACTTCCTCGACGAGGAGTGGGAGGTCTACGCCACCGCCCGGAACCCGGCCGATATCGAGACGCTGGGGGAACGCGGCGCGAACATCGCGACGCTCGACGTGACCGACCAGGGGGACGTCGACCGCGTGGTCGACCGCATCGCCGACGAGCAGGGCCGCATCGACTGCCTCGTCAACAACGCCGGCTACGGCCAGATGGGCCCCGTCGAGGACGTGCCGACCGAGCAGGTCCACGCCCAGTTCGACGTGAACGTCTACGGCCCGCACCGACTCATCCGAGCCGTGTTGCCCCACATGCGCTCGCAGGGCGACGGCACCATCGTCAACGTCTCCAGCGTCGTCGGCCGCGTCGCCTTCCCCGGTACGGGAATCTACGCCGGCTCGAAGTTCGCACTCGAAGCGATGACCGACGCGCTCCGCACCGAGGTCGAGGAGTACGGCATCGACGCCGTCCTCGTCGAACCCGGTCCGGTCGAGACGCAGTTTTCGAACCGCGTCGACGACGAGGTCAACGGCAACGGCGAGGACGCCGACGGCCTCGACCGCTCCGGCGCGTACGAGAAACTCTACAAACTGTTCGACGACTCGCAGGCGCTCGGCAGCAGCGGTCCCGGCGCGATTCCGCCCGAGCGGGTCGCAGAAGACATCGTCAACGCCGCGAGTTCGACCAAGCCGCGGGCGCGCTACCAACCCGGAACCGTCGCCCGCGTCGGCGTCCTCGCGCGCTTCCTGCCCGACGCGTGGCGCGACGCGCTCTACGGCTTCGCCCGCAAACTTCCCTGA
- a CDS encoding protein translocase SEC61 complex subunit gamma encodes MDVKYDLNSYVRVLKLASTPSWQEFSQISKIAGAGIFLVGLLGFIIFAVMSFLPGGV; translated from the coding sequence ATGGACGTTAAGTACGACCTGAACAGCTACGTTCGCGTGTTGAAACTCGCGAGCACCCCGTCCTGGCAGGAGTTCTCCCAAATCTCCAAAATCGCCGGTGCGGGTATCTTCCTCGTCGGACTGCTCGGCTTCATCATCTTCGCGGTCATGAGCTTCCTCCCCGGAGGGGTCTGA
- a CDS encoding TRC40/GET3/ArsA family transport-energizing ATPase encodes MDIDVEPTERPDADEDDDAGDDGPAEIEVEVTDPDEVTSTDTEDLPEGIDAPDYVLYGGKGGVGKTTMAAATALASAADGTATLVVSTDPAHSLSDTLGVPVPDKPTRIREEIPLYAAEIDPDAVMEGPFAGGDGSGEEYDDETDFETGEYDDDNPFAGDDSDSPFGGGMGGGMGGFEDLLGGDGPMGMGGPMPGADEAAAMQQLLEYMDDPRFDRVVIDTAPTGHTLRLLELPELMDSMLGRIARMRQRFSGMMDNLKGMFGGGPDDPQAGMADLDDLRERIERLRAVLRDPTRTDFRVVMIPEEMSVVESKRLVSRLDEFGIPVQTLVVNRVMESVEDVANVDPKWIESPDLENCGFCQRRWQVQQDALRSATNLFRGRDVKRVPLLAEQVQGEDALRVVATCLD; translated from the coding sequence ATGGACATCGACGTTGAGCCGACGGAGCGACCCGACGCCGACGAAGACGACGACGCTGGCGACGACGGGCCGGCCGAAATCGAGGTGGAAGTCACCGACCCGGACGAGGTCACGTCGACCGACACCGAGGACCTCCCCGAGGGAATCGACGCGCCCGATTACGTCCTCTACGGCGGCAAGGGCGGCGTCGGAAAGACCACGATGGCCGCGGCGACGGCGCTCGCCAGCGCGGCCGACGGCACCGCGACGCTCGTCGTCTCCACGGACCCAGCGCACTCTCTTTCCGACACGCTCGGCGTGCCGGTCCCCGACAAGCCGACTCGGATTCGGGAGGAGATTCCCCTCTACGCGGCCGAAATCGACCCCGACGCGGTCATGGAAGGGCCGTTCGCCGGCGGCGACGGCTCGGGCGAGGAGTACGACGACGAGACCGACTTCGAGACCGGCGAGTACGACGACGACAACCCCTTCGCCGGCGACGACTCGGACTCCCCGTTCGGCGGCGGAATGGGCGGCGGAATGGGCGGCTTCGAGGACCTCCTCGGCGGCGACGGGCCGATGGGGATGGGCGGGCCGATGCCCGGCGCGGACGAGGCCGCGGCGATGCAGCAGCTCCTCGAATACATGGACGACCCGCGGTTCGACCGCGTCGTCATCGACACCGCCCCCACGGGCCACACGCTCCGCCTGCTCGAACTCCCCGAACTGATGGACTCCATGCTCGGCCGCATCGCCCGCATGCGCCAGCGCTTTTCCGGCATGATGGACAACCTCAAGGGGATGTTCGGCGGCGGCCCCGACGACCCGCAGGCCGGGATGGCGGACCTCGACGACCTCCGCGAGCGCATCGAGCGCCTGCGCGCGGTCCTCCGGGACCCGACGCGGACCGACTTCCGCGTCGTCATGATTCCCGAGGAGATGAGCGTCGTGGAGTCCAAGCGACTCGTCTCGCGGCTCGACGAGTTCGGCATCCCCGTCCAGACGCTCGTCGTCAACCGCGTGATGGAGTCCGTCGAGGACGTGGCGAACGTGGACCCCAAGTGGATAGAGTCGCCGGACCTGGAGAACTGCGGCTTCTGTCAGCGCCGCTGGCAGGTCCAGCAGGACGCGCTCCGGTCGGCGACGAACCTCTTCCGCGGCCGCGACGTGAAGCGGGTGCCGCTGCTCGCAGAACAGGTACAGGGCGAAGACGCCCTTCGAGTCGTCGCGACCTGTCTCGACTGA
- the ftsZ gene encoding cell division protein FtsZ, translating to MDSIVGDAIDEAEAEDMGDESVQVDDSTNINRSGTMTDDELKAVLKDLQTNITVVGCGGAGGNTVNRMHEEGIKGAKLVAANTDVQHLVEIGADTKILMGEQKTQGRGAGSLPQVGEEAALESQEEIYDAIEGSDMVFVTAGLGGGTGTGSAPVVAKAARESGALTIAIVTTPFTAEGEVRRTNAEAGLERLRDVSDTVIVVPNDRLLDAVGKLPVRQAFKVSDEVLMRSVKGITELITKPGLVNLDFADVKTVMERGGVAMIGLGESDSESKAQESVKSALRSPLLDVDISGANSALVNVTGGSDMSIEEAEGVVEEIYDRIDPDARIIWGTSVDDELEGMMRTMIVVTGVESPQIYGRNGEVQAEAEGRLEDIDYVE from the coding sequence ATGGACTCTATCGTCGGCGACGCAATTGACGAGGCCGAGGCCGAGGACATGGGGGATGAGTCGGTTCAGGTCGACGACTCGACCAACATCAACCGGTCCGGGACGATGACTGACGACGAACTGAAAGCGGTTCTCAAAGACCTCCAGACCAACATCACGGTGGTCGGGTGCGGCGGTGCCGGCGGGAACACCGTCAACCGGATGCACGAGGAGGGAATCAAGGGGGCGAAGCTCGTCGCCGCCAACACCGACGTGCAACACCTCGTGGAAATCGGGGCCGACACGAAGATTCTCATGGGCGAGCAGAAGACCCAGGGCCGCGGCGCGGGGTCGCTCCCGCAGGTCGGCGAGGAGGCTGCCCTCGAATCCCAAGAGGAGATTTACGACGCCATCGAGGGCTCCGACATGGTGTTCGTCACCGCCGGTCTCGGCGGCGGCACCGGCACCGGCTCGGCTCCCGTCGTCGCCAAGGCGGCCCGCGAGTCGGGCGCGCTCACCATCGCTATCGTCACGACGCCCTTTACGGCCGAAGGCGAGGTGCGACGGACGAACGCCGAAGCCGGTCTCGAACGCCTCCGCGACGTTTCTGACACGGTTATCGTCGTTCCGAACGACCGCCTGCTCGACGCCGTGGGGAAGCTCCCGGTCCGCCAGGCGTTCAAGGTCTCCGACGAGGTGCTGATGCGCTCGGTCAAGGGCATCACCGAACTCATCACCAAGCCCGGTCTCGTCAACCTCGACTTCGCCGACGTGAAGACGGTCATGGAGCGCGGCGGCGTCGCCATGATCGGTCTCGGCGAGTCCGACTCCGAGTCCAAGGCCCAAGAGTCCGTCAAGTCCGCCCTCCGCTCGCCGCTCCTCGACGTGGACATCTCCGGCGCGAACTCCGCGCTGGTCAACGTCACCGGTGGCTCCGACATGAGCATCGAGGAGGCCGAGGGCGTCGTCGAGGAGATTTACGACCGCATCGACCCCGACGCGCGCATCATCTGGGGGACCTCCGTCGACGACGAACTCGAAGGCATGATGCGGACGATGATCGTCGTCACCGGTGTCGAGTCGCCCCAAATCTACGGCCGCAACGGCGAGGTACAGGCGGAGGCCGAAGGCCGCCTCGAAGACATCGACTACGTCGAGTAG
- a CDS encoding metal-dependent hydrolase: MNKKGHVLNAILLALGLGVILTVDPRSFEPTMDSALLLAQKIGQLSLPVVLGALFPDVDTAFGKHRKTLHNLPVLGIFLAFPLVFGNLHFVWIGVATHYVLDMVGSKRGIALFYPLSPQEYDLPTGVATSSKHADAVTVVVTVAELGVLAGVHYYLFSLDVSLADAAASFTAVV; the protein is encoded by the coding sequence ATGAACAAGAAGGGACACGTGCTCAACGCCATCCTGTTGGCGCTTGGGCTCGGCGTCATCCTCACCGTGGACCCGCGGTCGTTCGAACCGACGATGGATTCGGCGCTCCTCCTCGCCCAGAAAATCGGCCAGTTGTCGCTGCCCGTCGTCCTCGGGGCGCTGTTCCCCGACGTTGACACCGCTTTCGGCAAGCACCGCAAGACGCTCCACAACCTCCCGGTGTTGGGGATATTCCTCGCGTTCCCGCTCGTCTTCGGCAACCTCCACTTCGTCTGGATCGGCGTCGCCACCCACTACGTCCTCGACATGGTCGGCTCGAAGCGCGGCATCGCGCTGTTCTACCCGCTGTCGCCGCAGGAGTACGACCTGCCGACCGGCGTGGCGACGAGTTCGAAACACGCCGACGCGGTGACCGTCGTCGTCACGGTCGCCGAACTCGGCGTCCTCGCGGGCGTCCACTACTACCTCTTTTCGCTCGACGTGTCTCTCGCGGACGCCGCGGCGTCGTTCACCGCGGTGGTCTGA
- a CDS encoding CinA family protein, which produces MREFASDPPEEVRVGDTLREAGHTVAVAESCTGGLIGSLLTDVPGSSDYFDRSLVTYSYDAKRHELAVSRESLDEHGAVSEPVAHEMAAGVRDVADATWGLATTGIAGPDGGLPGKPVGTVFVGVAFAAPWGSGDSYARVERFEYDGSRTQVKEQIARGALALLREEIETVTTD; this is translated from the coding sequence ATGCGCGAGTTCGCATCCGACCCGCCCGAGGAAGTCCGCGTCGGCGACACCCTCCGCGAGGCGGGCCACACCGTCGCCGTCGCGGAGTCCTGCACCGGCGGCCTCATCGGGTCGCTCCTGACCGACGTGCCCGGCTCCAGCGACTACTTCGACCGCTCGCTCGTCACCTACTCCTACGACGCCAAGCGCCACGAACTGGCGGTCTCACGGGAGTCGCTCGACGAACACGGAGCCGTCTCCGAACCAGTTGCCCACGAGATGGCCGCCGGCGTCCGCGACGTGGCCGACGCGACGTGGGGACTGGCGACGACGGGCATCGCCGGGCCGGATGGCGGCCTGCCCGGTAAGCCGGTTGGTACCGTCTTCGTCGGCGTCGCCTTCGCCGCGCCGTGGGGGTCCGGTGACTCCTACGCCCGCGTCGAGCGCTTCGAGTACGACGGGTCGCGGACGCAGGTCAAAGAACAGATTGCGCGCGGGGCGCTGGCGCTCCTCCGCGAGGAAATCGAGACCGTCACGACCGACTGA
- a CDS encoding PHP-associated domain-containing protein, with product MSATTTTRVDMHVKILDERVVSRAKARGVDVLVYAPHFVRLPDIRARAERFSDDDLLVVPAREVFTGSWRDRKHVLVVGLSDPVPDFITLDGAFAEFDRQDAATLVPHPEFLTVSLTAEDVAAHRDDIDAVETYNTKTLPRDNRRGRDIARETGLPGFASSYAHLHGTVGEAWTEFDRDIDSEADLVAALREGAERRVVRRTGVSHALRGAAEFAHLGYENSWGKVDRLLLSGMEPTHPSHIAYDGQFDDVSVY from the coding sequence GTGAGCGCGACCACGACGACGCGGGTCGATATGCACGTGAAGATTCTCGACGAGCGGGTCGTCTCGCGCGCGAAAGCCCGCGGTGTCGACGTGCTCGTCTACGCGCCGCATTTCGTCCGCCTGCCCGACATCCGCGCCCGCGCGGAGCGATTCTCCGACGACGACCTGCTCGTCGTCCCCGCCCGCGAGGTGTTCACGGGGTCGTGGCGCGACCGGAAACACGTCCTTGTGGTCGGTCTCTCCGACCCCGTTCCCGACTTCATCACCCTCGATGGGGCCTTCGCGGAGTTCGACCGACAGGACGCGGCGACGCTCGTCCCGCACCCCGAGTTCCTGACGGTGAGTCTCACCGCCGAGGACGTGGCCGCCCACCGCGACGACATCGACGCCGTCGAGACGTACAACACGAAGACCCTGCCGCGGGACAACCGCCGCGGGCGTGATATCGCCCGCGAGACGGGACTGCCGGGGTTCGCGTCGTCCTACGCGCACCTCCACGGCACCGTCGGCGAGGCGTGGACCGAGTTCGACCGCGACATCGACTCCGAGGCCGACCTCGTCGCCGCGCTCCGCGAGGGGGCGGAGCGCCGGGTCGTCCGCCGGACTGGTGTCTCCCACGCGCTTCGCGGCGCGGCCGAGTTCGCCCACCTCGGCTACGAGAACTCGTGGGGGAAAGTCGACCGACTCCTGCTTTCGGGGATGGAGCCGACGCACCCGAGTCACATCGCCTACGACGGCCAGTTCGACGACGTGAGCGTCTACTGA
- a CDS encoding D-aminoacyl-tRNA deacylase has product MIGIVVSRADSASVHIGEHLLELADWDERTDGDRPDADGGGTVFSRDGFELREFDDLHIDLDDPAEAFDADLDLLVVVSRHAGETGALLTAHFTGNFGPADYGGEPGRFARACPNAQRAVVEALRERAPDDYEVGIEATHHGPTEPTVPSMFVELGSDEEQWGDPDGARAVAAAVLDIEGVAPDADRQLVGFGGGHYAPRFERVLRETDWRVGHIAADWQLKAMGAPENNRDVLRRAFEASAADLALVDGDRDDLAAALEAEGFRVVSETWVRETTGVPLDRVTALEADITAVDEGLRFGARIDADDYAVVSLPDGLLGEAQGIDLDAALDAVRETTVAFHTTEGGARAVGRAAVAGDGYDELVSRLCDVLREKYDSVVRDDGAVTATTRAFDPAAAREFGVPEGPAFGKLSAGQSVEIDGETVAPEDVSKERLVEFVV; this is encoded by the coding sequence GTGATTGGAATCGTCGTCAGCCGCGCCGACAGCGCATCGGTTCACATCGGCGAGCATCTGCTCGAACTCGCCGATTGGGACGAACGAACCGACGGGGACCGACCCGACGCCGACGGCGGCGGCACCGTCTTCTCCCGCGACGGCTTCGAACTCCGCGAGTTCGACGACCTGCACATCGACCTCGACGACCCCGCCGAGGCGTTCGACGCCGACCTCGACCTCCTCGTCGTCGTCTCCCGACACGCCGGCGAGACCGGCGCGCTCCTGACCGCGCACTTCACCGGGAACTTCGGACCCGCCGACTACGGCGGCGAGCCGGGGCGGTTCGCCCGCGCGTGCCCCAACGCCCAGCGCGCCGTCGTCGAGGCGCTCCGCGAGCGCGCGCCGGACGACTACGAAGTCGGCATCGAGGCGACCCATCACGGCCCGACCGAGCCGACGGTCCCCTCGATGTTCGTCGAACTCGGGAGCGACGAGGAACAGTGGGGAGACCCCGATGGGGCCCGCGCCGTCGCGGCGGCCGTCCTCGACATCGAGGGCGTCGCGCCCGACGCGGACCGCCAGCTCGTCGGCTTCGGCGGCGGCCACTACGCCCCGCGGTTCGAGCGCGTCCTCCGCGAGACCGACTGGCGCGTCGGCCACATCGCCGCCGACTGGCAGCTCAAGGCGATGGGCGCGCCCGAGAACAACCGCGACGTGCTCCGCCGGGCGTTCGAGGCCTCGGCGGCCGACCTCGCGCTCGTCGACGGCGACCGCGACGACCTCGCGGCCGCCCTCGAAGCCGAGGGGTTCCGGGTCGTCTCCGAGACGTGGGTCCGCGAGACCACCGGCGTCCCCCTCGACCGCGTCACCGCCCTCGAAGCCGACATCACCGCGGTCGACGAGGGTCTCCGCTTCGGCGCTCGAATCGACGCCGACGACTACGCGGTCGTCTCGCTCCCCGACGGCCTGCTCGGCGAGGCGCAGGGCATCGACCTCGACGCCGCGCTCGACGCGGTCCGCGAGACGACCGTCGCCTTCCACACGACTGAGGGCGGGGCGCGCGCGGTGGGTCGCGCCGCCGTCGCGGGCGACGGCTACGACGAACTCGTGTCGCGGCTCTGTGACGTACTCCGCGAGAAATACGACAGCGTCGTCCGCGACGACGGGGCGGTCACGGCGACGACGCGCGCCTTCGACCCCGCCGCGGCACGCGAGTTCGGCGTCCCAGAAGGACCGGCGTTCGGCAAGCTCTCGGCCGGGCAGTCGGTCGAGATTGACGGCGAAACCGTCGCGCCCGAAGACGTCTCGAAAGAGCGACTGGTCGAGTTCGTCGTGTGA
- a CDS encoding transcription elongation factor Spt5 — MPIFAVKTTARQEQTVADMIATKEFEQIHAVLAPDSLTSYVMVEADDDGIVTRVLEEIPHARGLVESGGAVGTSSMAEVEHFLSPTPDVEGIAEGDIVELIAGPFKGEKARVQRIDETKDQVTVELYEATVPIPVTVRGDQIRVLDSEER; from the coding sequence ATGCCCATCTTCGCCGTAAAGACCACCGCTCGTCAGGAGCAAACGGTCGCGGACATGATTGCGACGAAGGAGTTCGAACAGATTCACGCCGTCCTCGCGCCCGACTCGCTCACGAGTTACGTGATGGTCGAGGCCGACGACGACGGTATCGTCACGCGCGTCCTCGAGGAGATTCCGCACGCCCGCGGCCTCGTCGAGAGCGGCGGCGCGGTCGGTACCTCCAGCATGGCCGAAGTCGAACACTTCCTCTCGCCGACGCCGGACGTGGAGGGTATCGCGGAGGGCGACATCGTCGAACTCATCGCCGGCCCGTTCAAAGGCGAGAAGGCGCGCGTCCAGCGCATCGACGAGACGAAAGACCAGGTCACCGTCGAACTGTACGAGGCGACGGTCCCGATTCCGGTCACCGTCCGCGGGGACCAGATTCGCGTCCTCGACTCCGAAGAGCGGTAA
- a CDS encoding rhomboid family intramembrane serine protease, with amino-acid sequence MPICDVCGKDESLPYRCSRCGGTFCSEHRLPENHDCAGLSDWDDPAGVFDSSFDDSVNNKGGRGGGLLSSLTGAGGVLGYFRGNVTYLFLALMWLTFFAQLVLEQFLGLPNLSISAFYLTSIHPEYVWTWVTSVFAHGGFYHIVGNSIVLFFFGPLVERYVGSRKFAALFLVSGMLAGLAQVGSSMLLSPGSVSAVVGASGAIMAVLGVLTVLNPGLKIYLYFIIPVPLWLFTLGFAGISVFFFVSQSADGIAHFAHLIGLVIGLAYGQRVKGQRKVPSQLSLGGRGPGGPGGPGRGRF; translated from the coding sequence ATGCCTATCTGCGACGTGTGCGGCAAAGACGAGAGTCTGCCGTACCGCTGTTCACGGTGTGGCGGGACGTTCTGTTCCGAACACCGCCTCCCCGAGAACCACGACTGCGCGGGGCTCTCCGACTGGGACGACCCCGCTGGCGTCTTCGACAGCTCTTTCGACGACTCGGTGAACAACAAGGGCGGCCGCGGCGGCGGGCTGCTGAGTTCACTCACGGGCGCTGGCGGCGTGCTCGGCTACTTCCGCGGGAACGTCACCTACCTGTTCCTCGCGCTGATGTGGCTCACGTTCTTCGCCCAACTCGTCTTGGAGCAGTTCCTCGGACTGCCCAACCTCTCGATCAGCGCCTTTTACCTCACGAGCATTCACCCCGAGTACGTCTGGACGTGGGTCACCTCGGTATTCGCCCACGGCGGCTTCTACCACATCGTCGGCAACTCCATCGTGTTGTTCTTCTTCGGCCCGCTGGTGGAGCGCTACGTCGGGTCGCGGAAGTTCGCGGCGCTGTTCCTCGTCAGCGGGATGCTCGCCGGACTGGCGCAGGTCGGCTCGTCGATGCTCCTGTCGCCGGGAAGCGTGAGCGCCGTCGTCGGCGCGAGCGGGGCCATCATGGCTGTCCTCGGCGTCCTAACCGTCCTCAATCCGGGGCTCAAAATCTACCTGTACTTCATCATCCCCGTGCCCCTGTGGCTGTTCACCCTCGGGTTCGCCGGCATCTCGGTGTTCTTCTTCGTCAGTCAGAGCGCCGACGGCATCGCCCACTTCGCGCACCTCATCGGCCTCGTCATCGGCCTCGCCTACGGCCAGCGGGTGAAGGGCCAGCGGAAGGTCCCCTCGCAGCTCTCACTCGGCGGGCGCGGTCCCGGCGGTCCCGGCGGCCCCGGTCGCGGTCGGTTCTGA
- a CDS encoding helix-hairpin-helix domain-containing protein, which translates to MGLLDTISSLWKSLVGGDSSSSSKEGRDDTATVTVERDTRTEREEPDIETEAAVKEPVEETESADETADEETDDAVESAVEDEADAEPQVDDEDARDDAEVAADAIEEAEPEDEDAEAEPESESEVEADGELEDQDESESAGSDEAGTEESDEEAVDEGDEEAEAEDEADDEEAADDEPADESAADPDAPTVDTIRGIGPAYAERLSEIGIESIADLAAADADEVGDKIDVSPKRVQRWIDRAGDA; encoded by the coding sequence ATGGGCTTGCTTGACACTATTTCGTCGCTCTGGAAATCCCTCGTTGGTGGCGACTCGTCGTCTTCCTCGAAGGAGGGACGTGACGACACGGCGACCGTTACAGTCGAACGCGACACCAGAACCGAGCGCGAGGAACCGGACATCGAGACCGAGGCCGCGGTGAAGGAACCGGTCGAAGAGACGGAATCGGCGGACGAGACGGCGGACGAAGAGACCGACGACGCGGTCGAATCAGCGGTCGAAGACGAAGCCGACGCGGAGCCCCAAGTAGACGACGAGGACGCCCGCGACGACGCCGAGGTGGCGGCCGACGCCATCGAGGAAGCCGAACCGGAGGACGAAGACGCCGAAGCGGAGCCTGAGTCCGAGTCCGAGGTCGAAGCCGACGGCGAACTCGAAGACCAAGACGAGTCTGAATCCGCCGGCTCCGACGAAGCCGGCACCGAGGAATCGGACGAAGAAGCGGTCGACGAAGGAGACGAGGAAGCCGAGGCCGAAGACGAAGCGGACGACGAGGAAGCTGCAGACGACGAACCGGCCGACGAGTCGGCCGCCGACCCCGACGCGCCGACCGTGGACACGATTCGTGGCATCGGCCCGGCGTACGCCGAGCGCCTCTCGGAGATCGGCATCGAGAGCATCGCGGACCTCGCAGCGGCCGACGCCGACGAGGTCGGCGACAAAATCGACGTGTCGCCGAAGCGCGTCCAGCGCTGGATCGACCGCGCCGGCGACGCGTAA
- a CDS encoding calcium/sodium antiporter, producing MSALATLLSFDTALLVAGIVALYLGAEALVEGASRLAIGLGLRAAIVGVTIVAFATTTPELFVAVLSGLGYSADLGLGAIVGSNIANIGLVLGISALIQPMGVSTTTLRRHVPFMIAAAVALVALGMDGNLSAVDGGILLLILVAFTGYLLYRARSATADAIGTDELDIEDEDEVSAQFKDVLYLGLGLLLLFIGSNWLIQGGKGLLEAYGFSTRFIGLTVLAFGTSLPELAASVISAVRGESEFSIGNVVGSNIYNVVAVLGILAIMVPVNVPASTISLDFPALLVFTFGVIALMLRNRNVSRLDGGILVVGYLVFFWLILP from the coding sequence ATGTCGGCACTCGCAACCCTGCTTTCCTTCGATACCGCGCTCCTCGTGGCGGGTATCGTCGCGCTCTACCTCGGGGCCGAGGCGCTCGTCGAGGGCGCGTCTCGACTCGCCATCGGCCTCGGTCTCCGGGCGGCCATCGTCGGTGTGACCATCGTCGCGTTCGCGACGACCACCCCCGAACTCTTCGTCGCGGTCCTGAGTGGACTTGGCTACAGCGCCGACCTCGGCCTCGGCGCTATCGTCGGCTCCAACATCGCCAACATCGGCCTCGTCCTCGGTATCTCGGCGCTCATCCAGCCGATGGGCGTCTCGACCACGACGCTCCGGCGACACGTCCCGTTCATGATCGCCGCGGCGGTCGCGCTCGTCGCCCTCGGGATGGATGGGAACCTCAGCGCCGTCGACGGTGGCATCCTCCTGCTCATCCTCGTCGCGTTCACGGGCTATCTGCTCTACCGCGCACGGTCGGCGACGGCCGACGCCATCGGCACGGACGAACTCGACATCGAGGACGAAGACGAGGTGTCGGCGCAGTTCAAGGACGTGCTCTACCTCGGTCTCGGCCTGCTCCTCCTGTTCATCGGCTCGAACTGGCTCATTCAGGGCGGAAAGGGCCTGCTGGAGGCGTACGGCTTCAGCACTCGATTCATCGGGTTGACCGTCCTCGCGTTCGGTACTTCCCTGCCGGAACTCGCGGCGTCCGTCATCAGCGCGGTCCGCGGCGAGTCGGAGTTCAGCATCGGCAACGTCGTCGGCTCCAACATCTACAACGTCGTCGCCGTCCTCGGCATCCTCGCCATCATGGTCCCCGTGAACGTCCCCGCGAGCACCATCTCCTTGGACTTCCCGGCGCTCCTCGTGTTCACATTCGGTGTCATCGCGCTGATGCTCCGCAACCGCAACGTGTCCCGTCTCGACGGCGGCATCCTCGTCGTCGGCTATCTCGTGTTCTTCTGGCTCATCCTTCCCTAA
- a CDS encoding shikimate dehydrogenase: MQVYGLVGNPVGHSLSPPMHEAAYEETGLDARYVTFEPAREDIAAAVKGADALGVSGLNVTIPFKQDVLELVDPDPLAERIGAVNTVDFGGKTPKGYNTDAAGVTRSFERHGVGLDGNAAVVVGAGGAGRAAAFALADAGASVHVANRTAETAVELAEAVPGATGGGLDTLDRIREADALVNATSVGMESPDETPVPAEYLHGDLAVLDAVYTPLETRLLREAAAAGAVTIDGAWMLLLQGVEAFERWTGRDAPVEAMNAALRSHLESD, encoded by the coding sequence ATGCAAGTCTACGGTCTCGTCGGCAACCCGGTCGGCCACTCGCTGTCGCCGCCGATGCACGAGGCGGCCTACGAGGAAACCGGTCTCGACGCCCGGTACGTCACGTTCGAACCCGCCCGCGAAGACATCGCGGCGGCCGTCAAGGGCGCGGATGCCCTCGGCGTCTCGGGGCTGAACGTCACCATCCCGTTCAAACAGGACGTGCTCGAACTGGTCGACCCCGACCCGCTCGCAGAGCGCATCGGCGCGGTCAACACGGTCGATTTCGGCGGGAAGACGCCGAAAGGGTACAACACCGACGCGGCGGGCGTCACCCGGTCATTCGAGCGCCACGGCGTCGGCCTCGACGGAAACGCAGCCGTGGTCGTCGGTGCCGGCGGGGCGGGGCGGGCCGCCGCGTTCGCCCTCGCCGACGCCGGCGCGTCGGTCCACGTCGCCAACCGGACCGCCGAGACGGCAGTCGAACTCGCCGAGGCCGTCCCCGGCGCGACCGGCGGCGGACTGGACACGCTCGACCGGATTCGGGAGGCGGACGCCCTCGTCAACGCGACGAGCGTCGGGATGGAGTCGCCCGACGAGACGCCCGTCCCCGCGGAGTACCTCCACGGCGACCTCGCGGTGCTCGACGCGGTGTACACGCCGCTGGAAACGCGACTCCTTCGCGAGGCGGCCGCGGCAGGCGCGGTCACCATCGACGGCGCGTGGATGCTCCTCCTGCAGGGCGTCGAGGCGTTCGAACGGTGGACCGGCCGCGACGCACCGGTCGAGGCGATGAACGCCGCGCTCCGGAGCCACCTCGAGAGCGACTGA